CAACATCCCAATCCATCAGCTTCATGTTATACGGCCTCAAAGCTTGTATATACCAGACCAGGAGGTATTCCTCCAATACCTAATCATTGTACGTAAGCTCATTTTTCAGCTTATTATGGCATtcttaacatttcatttttactttgtttAGATAAAGACTGAGAAAATGCTAGCCAGAAGCAGAAAAGGCATTATTGCCCTTGATTGTACTACATGCTCTTTCTTGGATTGTTGGTTTTCATTAGTTAACTCGTTGGCTGCCTCCAGTCTAAAAATTTGGTCTCGTTGTCAATTTAGTTTTGGCACCATTAGAAGTGTCAAGtgtgttaaattgtttttatttgtcagaATTCCATTCAACCTAACTAGCTAACTAATTTCTTTCATAGTTGAAATCTGGACTGGCAGAAGTATTTGGAACAGAAATTGTCAAAGGAAAAGTGTACAGTTTTGGTGGTGGTTCCAAGATCGCTGTTTTCACATGGCAAGGTTGTCTTTTAGAACTGAGAGGGAAAACAGAAGCGGCTTATGTGGCAAGAGAAACTCCAATGATTATTTATCTCAATACACATGCTGGATTAGAACAGGTAAAGTTACATGCAGATTGAATTGTATTACTTAAAAGTTTtccaatattttgttttgtgtgtatgttcttaatttatttcttccttaGTTAAGGAAGAAAGCTGATGCTGACAAGACTAAAAGAGGCCCTATAGCCATAATCATTGGTCCAACAGATGTTGGAAAATCAACAGTTGGCAAGTTGCTTTTGAACTATGCAGTGAGAATGGGTAGAAGGTAGACAAATTaagaaaacacaataaaacattttatatctaaagaaatagaatcaaatttgtttatgtttaaataggcctatatatgTTGATTTAGATGTTGACCAGGGACAACTTTCCATTCCATGCACTATTGGTGCAATGGCAATTGAACGTCCTGCTGATGTTGAAGAAGGATTTTCCCAAGTATGCCCACTAATATACCACTATGGGTACAAAGAACTGGGAGTAATGTAATGCTGTACAATTTACTTGTCACCAAATTAGCCCAAACAGTTGCAGAGAGAATGGAAGCAAATCGACAGAGTAGGAGAGAAAGTAATATtcattcaattattcaaattatttaaatttctgtGTAGATGCTGTTAGTGGAGTAATAATCAACACCTGTGGCTGGGTAAAGGGCCAAGGGTATCAAATGCTTATTCACGCAGCCAGAGCGTTTGAAGTTGATCTAATAATCGTCCTTGACCAAGAGCGACTTTACAACGAACTAGTGCGTGATTTACCTGAAACCGTGAAAGTTATATTTCAACCCAAAAGTGGCGGAGTATGTTTTCATGCTTGTTAGTTATTTGTGTCATAGCTACAACTCTTAATtctggaattattttttgtgttaggTTGTGGAACGGAGTCGGCAGGCAAGAGTAGAATCTCGAGATCAGAAAATTCGCGAATATTTCTACGGATTAGCAGCCCAGTTTTATCCACACTCATTTGAAGTGAGATTTTCagatgttaaaatatttaaaattggtGCGCCGGCCTTACCAGATTCATTAATGCCTCTCGGAATGAAAGCAGAAGATCAACTTACGAAATTAGTCACTGTTCAGCCAAGtatagattttttatttaatttagagactgacaaattttatttttgacgttCCCTCTATTGCAGGCCAGCAATTATTGCatcatttgatttcaattagtATGGCTGAATCCGGGGAAGATGATATTATTCAGACCAACGTTACTGGGTTTATTTGTGTGTAAGTTTTGACGTCCTAGATCagatgttattttatttatgacaTTTCGTGTTTACAACAGGATGCATTTACAACAGGAATAACGTGGATTTAGAACGGCAAATGCTTACGGTGTTGTCACCTCAGCCTCGACCACTACCTCGAACCCGATTGCTTTTATCCGGCATTCAGTATATGGACTCCCACTAACCCTATAAATTGaacgaataataaaaattcttgaCAACCTTGTTATATCTGATCTTGTGTATTGTTCGTTCTGTAGGCCGTATGATTGCTCAAGTCAAACACtcacatatacatacatacaaaatTTCTCTATCACACATATTACACCCCTCACAAAACAGTTAAATAAGCCTCGCAATCGCGCAGGACGAGGTATCCTTTTTTATCTAACCAAAATTTATGTTGAATTAAGAAGTGGACACTTAATAATCCGGGCACTGTTACATTTGACGACACTAGTGAACTATCTCATATTTTCGAGAGGGTAGGAAGAAAAGGTGGAAAAAATATCCTAATGAATAAGATTgttaaattttgcaaaattcCCGTCGAAGAGACAAAAATATTCGGCAACTGAAGCCAAACACACAGAACGTAAGTTGTGGGTGGCATTCTGTTTGAAATACTTATCGATAAAGAAACGCGCGCAGTACACTGAATACGATCAGCTATCTATATCTATATCGGCCATCTCGTACTGCCATCTCGTACTGACCACAAGGTGGCGCATGCTCGAGCCGCAGTATATAAGGTCGCCGCGGCCGTACTAAGTTATCAGTCACCGGCTAGGCGCTCTTCAAGGCGGACTTCATCCGGACATCCAGCTCGGCGCTCCCCTTTGGCTCCCTCTAGAATGGAGATTTCTGCCGGCCATCTCGTACCAGCCGGAAATTTCTGCCAGTCATCTCGTACCAGCCGGAAACTTCTGCCAGCCAACTCGTACCAGCCGGAAGATTATGCCAGCCACCTCGTACCAGCCGGTACTGTTCTCTACCGCCAGATGCCACCTCGTACCACCATCTCGTACTGGTACGAGATGGTTGAAAAAATGAGTACGAGAATTTTTGGGTACGAGATGTCCGGAACCCCGCTCCACCCCCTATCTGAAGCCAATTATatcttaacaaaaaaaaatctttttcgatAGCCACCACCCATATTTATACAGcccatttataaattttcaGCGCAGTTCTCACTCAGTAACTCAACAGAAAAGTGTTACTTGCGTGCTAAAGCAGTAAAGCTGCGctaaatttttcatattttagtTTAAAGATTGAAGTTGCTGTGCTATCATGCCACAAGTTAAAAGCACCAAGTCTCTGAAAGAAttatgttttcatttcattttggaaaaccaggattttttaaaaaatatataaaaatgcgCTTCGAATTTCTGACAACATTCAGAACATAACCGTTCCTTGAGCTGTCGATGATTCCTCAATGTCACACTTTGGATCTCACTAGGATAGAGGTAATCTCGAACATTTGTATATCTCTAACTGTAACTCTGTCACTAAAAacggaattgaaatttttctgcAAGAATTGAATCCTTTAAGAGAAATCATTGTGAGTTGCAGTGAGCAATCGGTTTCCAGAATTACACGTGACGATATCGccaattggaacgatacagcgATTTGGATTAAGAAAAATTGGCGCTTCAATTTTATTCTCAAGAGTTATCGCAGAGAAATATATTTAGGCGGGTACATATGGAAACGCCGGAGAGGCGAATTTTGATCTATTGTTTAAggcaattttaaataaaaaataatttctccaTTTGACAAGATTTCTCTATTTACTTGTATTTTCGTATCTAGAGGTCCCCccggaacttttttttcaaatgacgatTGAAACGTGCTTCTTAAGAGTACGGAAAGTTCTGAAATCCAATTATCAGCAATTATCAGTGTTTTGCTCCAGAtaaaataagataagataagataacgaaaattttatagcctatcttttttttatcttttttttttcatgagataaaagaaaattatacgATATCTATATCTGATCTTTTCCCAACAcactttattgattttttgggtAGGCAATATCGGCCAACTTAGCTTAAGATTGATAGTtgggaaaaacaagaaaaagaatcttgGTGTACATAGCACCGTCATAACGAAGCTGGTAATTTGATGAAGCTCGCGCCGCTTAAAAAtgcttaaaaaatttcttacaaTCCTATTATCTAATGGGATTCTATCACCATGAAATAATTATGAATTAAAAATCTCATATTAACTTCCTTTTAAGTTTCACAAGTGAAAGTGACTCCTAGATGGCTTTAACATCTTAACAAATATCTAATTTTCAGAATGCAAAATAAAGGCTATTTACATAACACGTACACACATACATGATAAGAAAGTATTGAAAAACGAAGTCACTGAAGGTTTCTGAGGCTGTTGTAACTGTTATACAATCGGCTCTAGATGACCGACCAACAAGGAAGAAACCACGGCCACTTCTGATGGATAGGCTCCTGTTCGTATGTGAAGTTCTCGCAGAACATCAGAAACAGCGTTTGGTTGAATGATAAATACAGCGGCAGTGATCGCTCCAGCAGCCAGCAAAACTTTGTCAGACTGAACTCGGTGGAAATCATAAATTCCTTTCTCACTATAAAGTAAAGTAACAGGCTaatgaagaaacaacaaatttagTTTCAATTCAGACTGCTACCTTATTAATCCTTTGGCGGATTCATCAAGACGAAGACCAGCAACTATTCGCCCAATAATCACCTGCTGATCAAAGTATATGGCGCGGATGAAATCCATAGATACTTGATGAATCTCGTCAACCTTCAAAAGTAACTGCTTGATCTTTGCCAGtgctggtttcttttttaaaaccctTATCAACTGACAGATAAAGGTGTCGAGGAAGTCGTTGATTGGTGGAAGGTCAACCTAGTAGATAACTAGCGTTGAATAACAGTACAATAATCCTTAAAATATCAATACTTCGTGATTAAGTGTGACGAGAACTAGGACCTCTGAATTCACAATGGTGGAACGATCGCTGGGTCTTTTGGACTTCTGGAGAAGGTCAACCGCATCCTTCACTGTTACTACCTGCGGAAGGTAAATCTTTGATTAGATATAGtagttttaaatattattaggcGATTAAACCTTGTAACCGTTTTCCAGTTTAGAGGCGATTTGAAGGCAAGAAACGAGGTGCAGTAACGACTGATGCCTAAATGTTGTATGAATTTCTTGAAAGGAAATTTTCTTTGCCGTTACGAATTCTGATTTGTTGACTGCAGTTTTCGGATAAAATGTTTGAGAGCAATAGGATCGGGAAAACCTTTCATAGAGTTCAACGGTGCGATAAGAAACGCCGACAGGTTGCTTCAGTTTTTGGCACCACTTGTAAACAATACCAAAGACAGATGGTGGGGAGAGGTTACTTTCTCCCATAGGATGGGAGGTCCTCAGATCAATCGTCAGGGTGTCATGCCATGAAATTGCCTTGTCATTCTGAtaacataaatattttaaccaaTCCTTCAATGAAATATCTAACAAATATTTGAGAACATTTAACTAACATGATTAAAGTTAAAGATTGTTTGATGTAAGGTAAAAAATTTTGCTTACCGAGAAACTGAGATTCCCAATGTAATTCAAAATTAGATATAGGTAGATCTTCACAGATCACTTGAACAGCTGTATGTGACTCTTCGAAATCTTTGACTTCTTTTCCCATAATAATGTGTGATCTAGTGCCAGAATCCTAAAAAAAGTGTACATAAATGAATAAACCTACAAACTCAATAAAGCACCGAAATTTGTGGCGTCTTCTTCATCACCTAATaacttatttgaattttaaatattatttgagaagaatatttttacttcttttcgTTATGATTTCTTGCATTAACTTGCTTCAACTGTAAGGTAAACACGTGGATCAGAAACATTGATATTGATATTGTGATCTGTGAattctaatttcaattttcaattaacgTCAGCGTCGTCTGCATCTTTCTGAATTCTGAATTCTGATTCCCCAGAAGTCGCCGCCACCTGGTGacgaaaattaataatttacgATATATTCAACCCTTCAACTTCAACACTTCAACATGCCTCGACCGTCGACCCTATTCATCACCTAAACATCTTTGTAAGAGTAGAGCAGTAGACACTACTGCcacaagaaaaatacacacagcAAAAagtagatagatagatagataaataataataataaaaagggttTTACAAATTGACGCAAGGATATAAGAAGACATCTCTCCGGGTCTCCGCCTCTCCGGTAATGCTGCCGTTATGACGCATCATAATGTTTCTCCTACTATTGTGAATAcaaatacattattattattgataaAATCGTGATATTAGTATGCACACGCCAACATATGATTCACATGCGTTTGCAGGTTCAATCGATGATAAAAGCGCATGATTGCGCATGATTGCCACTTGTGCGCCGATGAGATGtttgggaatttttatttaggaACCACTTTTAGGAACCAATTATAAAAAGGGGGATTAGAAAGATAAGATCTGATAAGATTAAGTTAAAAGTCAAATGAAAAGCGGGGCCTTCTTACTGTGATTCTCTTCAAGAAGCGAAGTTGAAGGAAAACGAAATAGAACAAACTGGAATGGACCACGCGGACGCCACCTGGTGGAGCGTGTTGActgttcttttccttcatggaagGAAGGCCCGATACTCAAAGAGATCTATGTACGAAGCATATGCGTCTCTCTCCCTCTTcctaaaagaagaataaggaaTAAATTCGAATGAGAGACAGTTAGGAAGTAGTATAGGTAGAAGTAGTATAGAATACAATTTGCGAGGATTATTGTTATTCGGGTCGATACTAAGCAAAATGGGATGTATTAGCCATAGCTCAATGGCCGAGTAAACCAACTTAGTAGGCCTACAAGTGTGTACAGGTGCAGAAACAAGTAAAAGGGCCTCTCTTATTTAGCTTTGAGAATTTGCCAAGAGAGCCTAGCCGATCTGACCTCGGTTTTACACTTCTTCCATAACCGGCTTGATCAATTTAGTTAAGCTCATTTAAGAAATCTGATGAGTAAACAAAAACTAGGATTATAATCCTTCAGGACGGATCCTGAGGGTATCATAAAAGCAAAAACATAATGCTGGCCTTAATGTAAGTGCTCAAAGCGTTTAAATTTTAACCCAACACCACAAAATTAAaagctaaaataatttttttacgtaacaattttttcaaaagtgttATTCTATAAACATTTCCTGTGGTACAAGAAACGAATATCAGGATTGCATGTTCTTTCAATAATCATAATTATTTACAATTCGCAGTCGTTCATTTTGTCAGACGTGTTTTTTTAAGGAGTGTGTACGACTATGAGAACCAACTATGCTAAAGAGCAATCGTATAAAAATTACGGGACTAGGGTGCTTGCGACATTAACTAGGATCAAGGTTAATCTGATGAGTATTTAATATATCGACTGGGGGAGGGGGACTAGTGAAACATAGAGAGAAAATCCAATTTAAacctaaaaaaaagttcaacatAGCCTAGATAAGTGCACGTACAAAAAAATTCTGTACGTTTATATATTTACCTTTTCGGGGATAAAAGGGCTGAAAAACGTTACGCAAGCGGAGGTGAGCTAAATTGGGTGTGACGAAACGACGCATGAGGCCATGAGCCGTTCCATCACTCATTGTGATAGTATGATGTTTATTAAAGATAATTTTATCTTGAATATCAGCGAGACAAAAACTGTAAGATAGGCCAAGATAGAGCGAAATTACATAACCTGTGTAACTAAACCTATTTAGGTaaccattttttcttatttcacttgttaagaaaatgttgactTACAAAGATGTTGCTACGGCTACCTTCATAGGCATAAGTTTGTTGCTGATATCATCAGCTTCTGGGAATTCAGCACACGGCGCTTCTCTGACTCAGTTAGAAAGTGGTAGAGTATAGtgcattatttatttaataatttttctatGTAGGCTCTACTTAAgcgaaattttaaattattgtgtACACAGTCCTACACCAAAAgccgattttttctctttttccttacGTATGATTATTAGTGTGATTCTGTAATTGAAAACTAATATACttcacaaattttttgttggcaGATTGTCCACCATACTTCCAGGGCAACACTAGCGTACCTTGTTGGTATCTGGGAAACAAATGTTattgtttttcaagttttaggGTAGGTTGTATAATAGCTATCCGATTAAAAAGAAACGGTTCTTCTCCGTCAtatatcaatttgaaattttgaattacaCAGCTGCCTACTTGGATGCGTTGTGACGAATATTGTAAAGGAGGAAACATGACTCTTCTCAGTCTTGAAACGGAAGCGGAAGACATGTTGATCAACAGTCACGTTCAAGCGAACCCAGGTATGTGTAATAACATTCTAAATTACATTCTATTCTAAATTGCAAATCAATCTATCAATCAAAGTGTAACTTTGACATTTTAATCTgtagaattgaatttttccgaGTATTGGACTTCAGGCAGATACTCTCAAGAAGGGAACAACAGATGGGAGTGGGCTTCGACCCAACCTTTCCAGCCATTTAATTATACTAATTGGCATCCGATATACAATCAACCTGACGACAACGAGCCAGGGAGTTGCGctttactttattttcttgattacACTGGATACTGGGCTGACAACGTTTGCATTTACTCTACAAGATTTGTCTGCGAATCTATTGAATGAAGCTAATATTGCGAACGCAAAATCACATTTCACATGATATTTTATTGTATCGTGTCTTAACAAAACTGCGTTCCGAAATGTTTACAAAAAATTACTACTCTATTctatgatttttttatttttgacacacgaattttctattttttccgttGTTGCTTGTATATCCTTTCGTGTGATTTGGATGCGGTTTACATACACGTAGACATAATTAAACTGTGAAATTTAAAACTGGAACtgtattattaataaaaaattttgtttttaagttgCTACCATATCAAGGTTGAGGGCCGGCGTTTAACTGAAGCCATTGAAAGAAAGTAGAAATTCGAGTGTAAGCGGTGAATACATTGCCTGCACATGATGGCTCAACGGTAGATTTGATTCCAATCACCACAGGAGGCGTTCCTTGAACTAACGGAGCTCCATTTTCAAAGCGACACGATCCTACTATCGAAGCGGAAGCGTAGTTGTTAGCTGGGCCAACGCAAATCATCGTTGAAGCGTCGAAATTTGGAACTGAGCCAGCACAATCACTAGTTCTCGCTGACAGATAAGTTAAACCCCATAAGAGATCAAGAGACGGTGTGCATCCACCAACCTGGAAAACattaaacagtttttttttttttaaatttatatacAATGTTACAAAATACACTCGTGTTGTATAGCCTACTTCACTGGATGCCCATCCGACAGCCGTACTTGATGGTTCAGCATAGTTGGCTTGATCAAAACGAATGAATTTGACATCTTCGGTGAATTTAAaagtttcgagcgtctatagCAGAAACACAGATATCAAGCCTTTTTACGTGCAGTGCAAACTATACTAATTATTCATAGTAACGTGCATATAGTACTTCAATTAGGGCGATGTCCCCTACGTTGTTGACTACGATGCGTTTAGCGTGGTAAATATAGTCTGTCCCCAGGTTATTTAGTCGCAAGGATCCAGCGATTATAACAGTGGAACCGAGTTCAAGCCTTGAATCAAATTAAGTCATTAAATTCAGTCAACGAATAGAAGATAAAGGccaaatattattaaatagtGAAGTTACTAGTTGATAACTCACTTATCAGCACAAGAAGCTGTAGTGACTACATAATCAGCATTATAGATGAATCCGGCACATGAATGTATCCCGGATGTAGCATCTCCAACGGCCACAACAAATGGGAACTGCCCAGCACTGGCTTGATTGCAAGTCTGAAAAGACGCTGTCGGAGTTGTCGAAGTTATCGAAGTTGTCGAAGTTGTCGAAGTTGCCGGAGCTGTCGGAGTAGTTTCTGTAGGTTGGCCGCCGATTCCTTGCATCCAGTTCGAATAGGCCGACAAACGGATAAATGCGGTTGGACTATAACAAGAGGTACTGTGCGACACTAGCCCTACTACCATGTAGT
The sequence above is drawn from the Daphnia pulicaria isolate SC F1-1A chromosome 1, SC_F0-13Bv2, whole genome shotgun sequence genome and encodes:
- the LOC124328280 gene encoding asialoglycoprotein receptor 2-like isoform X1, encoding MLTYKDVATATFIGISLLLISSASGNSAHGASLTQLYLSEILNYCVHSPTPKADFFSFSLHCPPYFQGNTSVPCWYLGNKCYCFSSFRLPTWMRCDEYCKGGNMTLLSLETEAEDMLINSHVQANPELNFSEYWTSGRYSQEGNNRWEWASTQPFQPFNYTNWHPIYNQPDDNEPGSCALLYFLDYTGYWADNVCIYSTRFVCESIE
- the LOC124328280 gene encoding asialoglycoprotein receptor 2-like isoform X2; the protein is MLTYKDVATATFIGISLLLISSASGNSAHGASLTQLESDCPPYFQGNTSVPCWYLGNKCYCFSSFRLPTWMRCDEYCKGGNMTLLSLETEAEDMLINSHVQANPELNFSEYWTSGRYSQEGNNRWEWASTQPFQPFNYTNWHPIYNQPDDNEPGSCALLYFLDYTGYWADNVCIYSTRFVCESIE
- the LOC124320736 gene encoding cyclin N-terminal domain-containing protein 1-like; translated protein: MFLIHVFTLQLKQVNARNHNEKKILALDHTLLWEKKSKISKSHIHFELHWESQFLDISLKDWLKYLCYQNDKAISWHDTLTIDLRTSHPMGESNLSPPSVFGIVYKWCQKLKQPVGVSYRTVELYERFSRSYCSQTFYPKTAVNKSEFVTAKKISFQEIHTTFRHQSLLHLVSCLQIASKLENGYKVVTVKDAVDLLQKSKRPSDRSTIVNSEVLVLVTLNHEVDLPPINDFLDTFICQLIRVLKKKPALAKIKQLLLKVDEIHQVSMDFIRAIYFDQQVIIGRIVAGLRLDESAKGLISEKGIYDFHRVQSDKVLLAAGAITAAVFIIQPNAVSDVLRELHIRTGAYPSEVAVVSSLLVGHLEPIV
- the LOC124328264 gene encoding transmembrane protease serine 9-like; amino-acid sequence: MLLALLVTFSSVITAIAGNYDVALNSRIVGGTNAASKQFPFVVQIQANGAHRCAGYIYNAKWIVTTAACVYGFTTSQLKIVVGQVSLTAVDPGEETIGVITNHFHEFYDAIGMRNNIAMLQVSKAINLGVYSDAVIHGDLPTTENSGLLLGWGNSGSGGISSNLQFTSVPIINDGTCPSIDPNLWDPTFMICAGNATHNACYGDASSPLVLGTSVANYMVVGLVSHSTSCYSPTAFIRLSAYSNWMQGIGGQPTETTPTAPATSTTSTTSITSTTPTASFQTCNQASAGQFPFVVAVGDATSGIHSCAGFIYNADYVVTTASCADKLELGSTVIIAGSLRLNNLGTDYIYHAKRIVVNNVGDIALIETLETFKFTEDVKFIRFDQANYAEPSSTAVGWASSEVGGCTPSLDLLWGLTYLSARTSDCAGSVPNFDASTMICVGPANNYASASIVGSCRFENGAPLVQGTPPVVIGIKSTVEPSCAGNVFTAYTRISTFFQWLQLNAGPQP
- the LOC124342672 gene encoding LOW QUALITY PROTEIN: protein CLP1 homolog (The sequence of the model RefSeq protein was modified relative to this genomic sequence to represent the inferred CDS: inserted 1 base in 1 codon) — its product is MALKSGLAEVFGTEIVKGKVYSFGGGSKIAVFTWQGCLLELRGKTEAAYVARETPMIIYLNTHAGLEQLRKKADADKTKRGPIAIIIGPTDVGKSTVGKLLLNYAVRMGRRPIYVDLDVDQGQLSIPCTIGAMAIERPADVEEGFSQVCPLIYHYGXQRTGSNVMLYNLLVTKLAQTVAERMEANRQNAVSGVIINTCGWVKGQGYQMLIHAARAFEVDLIIVLDQERLYNELVRDLPETVKVIFQPKSGGVVERSRQARVESRDQKIREYFYGLAAQFYPHSFEVRFSDVKIFKIGAPALPDSLMPLGMKAEDQLTKLVTVQPSQQLLHHLISISMAESGEDDIIQTNVTGFICVNNVDLERQMLTVLSPQPRPLPRTRLLLSGIQYMDSH